GCATGAACCACGTATGATAGCCTATGCCAAAGGGGACGCGCTTGCTGCCGAGATGAGTGACTCTGAGCGTCTGCTGGAGCCGGGCATCCTGAAGCCGGAAGGTCATTTCAAACTTCAGCGGCTCGGGGAATTGTCTGATCCACTCGGGATCATCCGCAGTAAGGAATTCAGTGGTGACCGCACAGCCATCCTCGTCCTCTTCAATGTCACTGACACACCAGGCCTGGGTGCGGTGCAGTCCGTGGATATGATGTTCTCCTGCATTACGGTCGAACTGGTAGCTTGTGCCGTCGAATTGGAAGCTTCCGCCGCGTATGCGGCCAGGCGGCACCAGGAGGGGCAGGCCGAAGTGATAAGGTTTCTGCATATATGATGCCAAGTCGCTTTCTTCAGGCTGACGGAGGATCTGCCGCTCCATGGTGAGGTCCCACAATGAAATTACGTTATTACCCAGCCGGGGCAGAAGCGTGACTTCCAGTTCCCGGCTATGCAAAATGTACGTATCATAACCGTTCCACTGCCCTTTGGTCACCTGTTTCATAAGAGATATGCTCCTTTGATAAGCTGTAATCAGATTACATACACACGAATATCTTTATCATACCAGATTTATCCGGCGGAGGTTAGGGATTTGACAACTTCTCCGGGCCGATCTATGATGGAGGCATCAAGTAACACAGGTAACGCGATGACAGGGACAAGTAAGCATGGACTGTACCTCCAGAAAGCCGGTGGCTGATGTGAACCGGTGGTGCACCTCTGACTGAATGGACCCTTGAGCGCCGCGCTCGAACAGGCTGTTTAAGCCTTAAGTAGACCGGCCGCCTCTTCCCCGTTAACGGAAGCCAAGGCTGTTTGCACAGATCCCTGCGGGGACTCCAGGCAGCGAATAAGGGTGGTACCACGGTCTCACGTCCCTTGCGGATGTGGGGCCTTTTTGCGTTCTATGCGCCAGCGGATATTAATTATGATGATGGAGGATAAGGAAATGGCTAAAAAAGTATTGTCGGGCATACAGCCCAGCGGTTCACTAACACTCGGTAATTATATCGGGGCAATCAAGAATTTCGTCAAGCTTCAAAAGGAATACGAATGTTACTTCATGGTGGTCGATCTGCATGCCATTACGGTAGCCCAGGACCCTGCGGCTCTGCGTGAGAATTCCGAATCAGTAGCCGCGCTGTATCTGGCTGCAGGCATCGATCCGTCCATTGCACATGTCTATATGCAGTCCCATGTGCCGCAGCATGCCGAGCTGGGCTGGATTCTGACTACGCTCACTGCCATGGGTGAGCTGGAACGGATGACACAGTTCAAGGACAAATCGGCCGGCAAAGAATCCGTGGGCGCAGGTCTGTTCGTCTATCCGTCGCTGATGGCCGCCGATATTCTGGTCTATAATGCGGATCTGGTGCCGGTAGGGGAAGACCAGAAGCAGCATCTGGAGCTGACCCGTGACCTGGCGGGACGCTTCAATCACCGGTTCGGTGACTTCTTCACTGTCCCTGAGCCGTACATTCCGGAGGTCGGCGCGCGGATTATGTCCCTGGATGACGGTACCAAGAAGATGAGCAAAAGCGATCCCAACCCCGGCAGCAGAATCGGACTATTGGACCCGCCTGATGTGATCCGCAAAAAGATCAGCCGGGCCACAACGGATTCCGGCCGTGAGGTTATCTTCGACCCGGCGGCTAAGCCGGAGATCAGCAATCTGATGAGCATCTATGCCGAGTGCTCGGGAATGAGCCTGCAGCAGATTGCCGACAAATATGAAGGCCAAATGTACGGCGGCTTCAAAAAAGAGCTGGCTGAAGCGGTCGTAGCCCTGCTGGAGCCGATCCAGCAAAGATATCAGGACATTCGCAGCTCAGGGATGCTGAGTGATATTCTGGCTCAGGGTGCCGAAAGTGCACGGATCAGTGCTGCCCGGACCCTGGAGGGCGTCAAGGAACGGATGGGCTTCCTGCCTACCCGTTAAGTTAAGGGGTAGGCTGGTTACTCTCCGCCTTGCGTCTCAGCCTGGCCTTGACGATGAAGCCCCAGCCGATGTTGAGCACGCACAGCGCGCCGAGCAGGAGCGCCAGCCAAATGTTATAGCTGATCGAGATGGAAGCTGCTGTGAGGAGTAGAATTGAAGAGCAGGCGAACCACAGTGACAGACCTTTACCCATATGTTCCAGCCTTCCTTTCTGCTTCAAATAGTGTACAAGTGAATCTCGGTGTGCCTCGCAGCATGCCGGGATTTTTAGTTCAAAAGTAAGCTTTCAGTTCAAATGTAAATAAATGTAGTAGGTGAGCACTTGCTTTG
The window above is part of the Paenibacillus sp. FSL H8-0048 genome. Proteins encoded here:
- a CDS encoding aldose 1-epimerase gives rise to the protein MKQVTKGQWNGYDTYILHSRELEVTLLPRLGNNVISLWDLTMERQILRQPEESDLASYMQKPYHFGLPLLVPPGRIRGGSFQFDGTSYQFDRNAGEHHIHGLHRTQAWCVSDIEEDEDGCAVTTEFLTADDPEWIRQFPEPLKFEMTFRLQDARLQQTLRVTHLGSKRVPFGIGYHTWFMLDGTPSRWNVTLPAGAVCELSEDLLSTGQLLPLGELTSLHTRLNLEGADLDTVLRIAEGQPAEAVLMRDDGYGLRYSANPDLFRHWILYTKGEADQFLCIEPLTWLPDAPNLEQDASATGLITLEPGQTLVLEDTLQMIYPER
- the trpS gene encoding tryptophan--tRNA ligase; translated protein: MAKKVLSGIQPSGSLTLGNYIGAIKNFVKLQKEYECYFMVVDLHAITVAQDPAALRENSESVAALYLAAGIDPSIAHVYMQSHVPQHAELGWILTTLTAMGELERMTQFKDKSAGKESVGAGLFVYPSLMAADILVYNADLVPVGEDQKQHLELTRDLAGRFNHRFGDFFTVPEPYIPEVGARIMSLDDGTKKMSKSDPNPGSRIGLLDPPDVIRKKISRATTDSGREVIFDPAAKPEISNLMSIYAECSGMSLQQIADKYEGQMYGGFKKELAEAVVALLEPIQQRYQDIRSSGMLSDILAQGAESARISAARTLEGVKERMGFLPTR